TTCGTTTCACAAGAATTACGGGCTGCAGAAGATCCTGAGTTTGAAACGTTCTACACCAAGAACATTCTGCTCAATGAAGGCATCCGCGCTTGGATGGCTCCCCAAGACCAACCCCATGAAGGCTTCACCTTCCCTGAAGAAGTTCTGCCTCGCGGTAACGCTCTGTAGAAGTTTACCTGGATTTATTTGTCCTTGGCAAAGACTCAATCATGCTTGACAAATGAATTCTGAGATGTCCCCCTTATCGCCCGGTAAGGGGGATTTTTCACAAAATCCCAGGAGAAAAGCCTCAGCCAAGAAAAATTTAAAATCGGTTGCTCAAGTTTGGGACTCGTGTGCTAGACTGAGGGAAGTTAAATTAAAAGAAAAAACCGTTAAGGGATTTAAGGAGGTGATGCCTATGCAAGACAGTAGTAAATGCATGGGTCATCAGGTTGAAGTCCGCCGGCTGTGCGCCGGGGCTGTTCTCTAACAGCTAGCCTAATTCCCTTCGGGGAAGTCAAATGGCTTTAAAAATTGGGCTTGCTTGGAGATCCTTCCGGCAGTCTGGTTTCAATCTGAAGACCCGCTAGACCGCTCTCACATT
Above is a genomic segment from Microcoleus sp. FACHB-68 containing:
- a CDS encoding photosystem II protein D2 — translated: FVSQELRAAEDPEFETFYTKNILLNEGIRAWMAPQDQPHEGFTFPEEVLPRGNAL